The Temnothorax longispinosus isolate EJ_2023e unplaced genomic scaffold, Tlon_JGU_v1 HiC_scaffold_382, whole genome shotgun sequence sequence TATTATATAATAGCTGAATTATAACTTGCATTGTAAACATGGTCTAGgtgtgcaaatatatatatatgtatatatatatgtacctgTATCTTAGAGGTAAAGAATCGTATCCTCATTATTATAGATTCTGAGAAAACaagatttaaagttttaaatagagaaatgatatatatgttttttaaatataaaataaaagtagcaggttaatttattaattttttttaagtaataatttaattgacatGTTTAATAGTACAACTGCCAATAACACGCTGTTCTTGGTTCAAAAATTAGGCactataaaaatgttaaatataacttcTTCTAGGCGTTGTATTTTAGAAACTAGTTGTAATAGACATAAAACCTTTTACTACATCACAATTTAAGCTCATGGCATATTGGAAAAAGTATTAACTCAATTTTGACAAAGTGGACATATGATCCTTTACTCCTGTAGTAACAGATATATATACTGATGTGTataaacacacatacacacatacattaaAAGAGATTGACTCAAAAACTTACAGCTTCAAAATGgcttcatatttatttattatatatatatatgagaaaaactccttttcaaaaaagaaattctttcaTTCCGATATCCGACAGCAACATGCAATATATTGTAGAACAGGTCTTAGCCACTTCTACCAACTCACACAGAGACAGGTCTATAGGTCTGCAACTTCTCACATCTTTTTCCTGTAAAATGTTcacaaaattgataaaagttttaatgacaatacattattatgagaaaaaattatacatttatttttatttgttaactttattattcaattggagagatttatattattcaattttaatttgttatattttattaatgtcttgttgacaaataaataacaatgcGAGAACTTATACGTTTTACTGTAAAAAGTAATAGGTAATTTGTTACatcaaataaagttttattaactttatctcaaatatatttaaaaattttaaataatagaatctttgaaaaaaatttctcatttttacccattttgtttatagattatatataaataaatgcaatatcaaaatggaattaaatttgtcaaaataaattgacgatttttttcttctaaatggatatatacaaagaataaattagagaaactatttatgtacattattaacaaaagctaagtatatattaaagtCCATTTGCAAGATGAGGTTTTGTAGTCTTTGTAGTCTACTGTTTCACACTTGCACACCTACAAAGtcaagcgtcgtctacaatacACGGAGTAAGTGTGGAATAAGGAGTAAGAGTAGGCAGGAGTAAGCAATAGTAAGCATTGTGTCCTGATTGGCCGAGCGTAAGTGTAAGAGTAAGAGTTggagtaagaaataaaattaatttatttcgctaACGCCCTTACGCCAGCTTTCTTAAACCGAAAATAGCCCTCTTACGCCTACTCTTACTCCTTACTCCACGCTTACTCCGTgtattgtagacgacgctttacagctattgtagacgaCCCACAACACGGTCTGAGCACAAAGATTATTGTAACTTTTTTCCGACGAAATCGCAAACGTAAGTCAGAGTCGGAAGTTAGAGTATGTCATTTCCATCGCGTTGCACGTTACTTTGATGCGACATACATTTATGTCAattcttgtgcgttgacttAAGACGCCGACTTCGCGATTCCGTTGGAAACAGTTATGACAATCTTTTATGCTCAGGCCCATacagcaaatatttttttattgcgttgTACTTACACCGGTAACGATTCAAGAACCAGGAAAAAAGTGTACGGCAAGAAAACGATGTTACTTTCTAACAAGTTCTGTAGGATATTAAGTTACATAGTTTAGGATATGAAAGAGCACGAGCAAAATTACTGCACTACGAGCAAAATTAATACAACACGAGCAAAATTACTACAATATGAGCTGATACAACAAGAGCCTGACCGATACATGAGCAGAAACGAGGTTAAAACGGCAATGTCCTTCTCCTTTGCCGCGATAACCATAAACATACAAATATGTAGACGGAATATGAGAGGCGACATTGGGTGCGTTCCGGCAAGACACCGCTGGTACGCATTCGTGTAGCGCTACAGTAGCGGTGTCTTGCCGGAACGCACCCATTCATCGTTATGCGTTTGCGGAGCGCGTTATTAGGCTGGATTCCCATGGCAGGTATTTTCCGCGTAAAGGTATATctagacaaacttgcataggtgcataaccatatgcataaagaaacggattggtctatttccttatgcacatgcatatggaccaatcaattctcttatgcgctatgcaagtttgtctggattgaccttaaAGGCCATCACACACAAAATACATAGTTTAGCATAAACGTAGCATAAGACCGttaaaccaatgagcatccagtataaagtcgccatattaatttacattagatgctcattggtccagctgtcttatgctatgcttatgcaacttatgcaattttgtgtgcgacgGCCTTAAGGCCTtaagcgcatgcgcatatggcttctgccttctgcttatggctcctgcaattttatgtgcttccacctttagggcctaagcagaatggctgtcttggcagtgttttatgccttaagtctttgtcttatgtaacgcacaatactgtacagcattgtgcgttacataagacaaagacttaaggcataaaacactgccaagacagccattctgcttaggcccttaAGGtagaagcacataaaattgcaaaagccatatgcgcatgcgctatggtatctgcaTTCTGCCCATGGCTTCTGAATTTCCAATCTACATAAACTatgcttatgtatttttatgtagatttgAAATTTAGAAGCCATGGGCAGAAtgcagataccatagcgcatacGCATATggcttttgcaattttatgtgcttccacctttaagcggggagcacacacttcggcacaacgcataatgcgtaagcataagaaaattgattggtctatttccttatgcacatgtgtatggaccaatcaattttcttatgcttacgcattatgcgttgtgcagaagtgtgtgctccccgctttacaGGTCAAAGTCatctttctatttctaatttcgtACATTTTTCTCAGCCGAATGCGCATTAcgcagtttatttattatacgtcTATGGAAAGAAACcatatggccggtattcatagtcgaatcttatatttaagaccatcttaagtacgatcttaagctgagtttccactgagcacGTCACGCGTTGCGCcatcacaagttaaccaatcaaaacatcccattttattacattacttgtgaCGAGAtcaaaatgggatgttttgattggttaacttgtgatgacgcgacgcatgacgcgctcagtggaaactcagccttaagatgttatgaaccaatcacagagccgtattagcatcttaagacattacttaagacggtcttgaaataagatctgattatgaataccggccatatgGTTTCAGATATAGCGTTTTTCATTGGCAGAACTGatgcgcactcagtgcacattaaagccatTGTACACTAATTTAATCTCTATTTAAAGTAAAGtgcaaatatttcgactgATATAAAATCTGTACAATTAATATGTTGGGAGAATGTTTATGGCCTTGTTTGACATGTAGAACAGCTAGCAAcagtaagttttttttaatatttacatattttagttggtaatttatattgtaaatctaaatttaCCAATGCTTTTTAGTTTCAGTACGTAATGCACGACCAGTGTGCAACAAATGTTACATTTTGCTGGTTGAGACACGAGATATAAAGGCATTGACTTGTGGCcacatttattgtaaaaattgtcaGGACCAACTGCCTTTGCAAATAGATGGCCCCCTTCCCATGTTCTGCTGTGTGCAATGTAATAAATggtcaacaattttttttgtgtgtaagttttaagaaaaaaattgtttttacctatatttttgcaatgtatataataaaatgtaattagctaatgtttcttgtaaattatcttgaaaatcttgttgtaaaatgtaaacagcatgtgtttaaaaaaatgttgaagctACACTTATGTTCTGGATTGctcaagtttttttatttcattatctttcaagattatatatatttatgttaaacatAATCTATttgaattatgaatttatttattttaataaagatgaAATATGTTTACAGATTAAGCACATAGAGGCAGCAAATGACAGATAGAAGAAAAAGTGCCATTAcggatatttttcattttttgtttacatGTAATCATAGATATAAGGTTTGTTCGCGTCGCattatctctctctcattaaaacttttcaataaaactgcttaataaaagttttttataaaacctgCTTTTTTACTCTACCAGAGAATCTGAAGAATTGGTATCAAACTTTACTGTAAGTGTCTAGGAAATAAGTAACACATTTAAATTTGTACATACCGTCCACAGTCGTTTACTGTAATTGAGAGGACAAAAAGGTTTGGAAGAGATAATTGGTAAAATTAATGGTTCAATTTTCGTCTTATAAGATTCTCTCTTtataagttaaattttgtatagtCTCACTTGCTACGATGTATTTCTTTCTGACCGTATCGTTTCTAGTTTtctaaacaaataaaaagtaaacaataacagctatataatcttgaaaaatacaagttaccaaataataaaaaagtcttTCAGAAAAACTCTTTTGAAGAGATATATACAAGagattataattcaatttgcATACTATTTACCAttaattcttatatgtatGCATGATCTGTGAACTGTTCACCAATCATATATTTGCATGAGATCTATTTGGAAGAATTAGTCTAAGACTGTTATTTGATTCTTTGTAACTTTTATCTTTCAAGATTATGttgctgtgtgtgtgtaaggaataaaattatattgaaggAATAAACACCTTATTTGTAAGCATCATTGTTTATGCTATGAATAATGTACACAAGGCTCTTAACTgctaaataaaagaaaaaagtacataaatacaaaaatataaacaatgttTTGTTATACAGAtagtattaacattttaaactaaaatattacatttgccTGAGTGAAAAAAAACTTGTACAGATAAtagtacacacacatatatatatatatatatatatatatatatatatatatatatatatatgtataagcaaCAGGTGTTGTATGTACAAGATAAGCTTaccagaaaaattaaatacaaagcaATAATACTGGGAACGACAGAAGCAAAGACGACAAAAGCAAATTAAACGACAtaagcaaaatattacattaattttttatatcctcCTTTACATCTACATATCGgacaatctatttttattgattgttCTGTGTTATTGTTCAACAATTGAAATAAACAGTTACAACATAATATATGTCCGCAAGTTACAGCACCAAAAGTCTCCAGAACGATCTCATCCCGACATATCGGACACTCTAAAGGCTTATCTAATTTAATGTGCCGACGTTTACATTTTGTTCgtgtacaaatgtttttttttaagtcacCACATATATCGGTGTTCTGTAAGGTTCGGCCGACTTCTCTTTTTAGATTTTCGGTTGCTTTGCCAGTCATCATGTAACGATACTGTTCCACACTAGGGCAGTGTAAAAATGGGCAGTCCTTGACGCTACATGAATCATTTTGATATTTGTAGcaatatctatatgtatgaACCGAACCGCAATCTAAATTACTGCAGCAAcctctttcaaaatttttgcatttttcagCAAATTGTTCcctgaaacatttttagtaCACGAGTTTAGTACGAGATTATGAAACCGAATAGAATCGTATAAGcacaaaaagtattttgaaaaatcttaCCGTGAGCCGTAAAAAGACATTTTCACGATAATAGCCACTTAAATGGGGAATATTTCAGCGCAGCctgcgtgaaaaaaaaatgtgtacaGATTATAGTACACACATTCTTACATATATAAGCAACAGGTGTTTGTTAAGCTTaccagaaaaattaattacaagcagtattaattaaatacaaggCAATATAACTGAGAACGACAGAAGCAAAGACGACAAAAGCAAATTAAACGAAATAAGCAATATACACCACAAGCGAGGTTAAGGGTCGACGGTCGACAAGAGACTCCATGTGGCAAACCATGAACTACGAATCGTAAAATCCATatggctgagtttccactgagcgcgtcacgcgtcgcgtcattacgagttaaccaatcaaagcatcctattttattacattatttgtaacgAGATCAAAATGGGatgcgacgcgtgacgcgttTAGTGGAAATTCAGCCTATTGCGGccaaaataatgagaaaatcgCACTTTAACTGCGATATTCGTAATCAGCAGCAGCGCGTTCAAACTGCTACAGagcgattttttggaaaaatagtcaaaataaattttcgagtTTTTATTTCGATCGTTTTTCTTTGCCTTGCAttagtgctggtctacaacgTTATGTTAAAGAgatttaagctctaagccaTAAAAAATtggccaatcacagtcgagtattctcctcacattccactgtgattggtcaatttcttacgggtTAGAGCTTAAATGTCCTTTAATTCcggtctacaataggtgttttaagccctgaGCCTTATGGGCGGTATTTATAGTTGAATCTTATAtctaagatcgtcttaagtctAGTCAAAGGCAGTCTTAAGACTCCGTCCAGCCAATCAAATGACCGTATTAGTaacttaagacattacttaagacagtcttgaaataagatccaattatgaataccggcctaagaaattgttcaatcatagttcaatttgaggagaatagttgactgtgattggtcaatttcatagggcttagggcttaaaacacctattgtagatgggcacttaAAGCAAagttgtagaccagcacttACGTCTACACCTACGATAGACGTAAGCGCCTACGTTTCGTTCTCTGCCATCACcttaatagcgtttttcattGGCAGAATTGGTGCGCACTCACAATGAATGCACATTAAAACCGTCGTATACAAATCAACATACaaagtaaaatgtatatatatttaatataaacgggtTAAATCACGAAATCCTCAATATTCTTTGTTGTACTATTTGGTAAAACATGTATTGGGCATTTTATATcagtcgaaatatttgcactttactttaaataaagattaaattagtGTACAatggctttaatgtgcactgagtgcgcatCAGTTCTGCCAATGAAAAACGCTATATCTGAAACcatatggccggtattcataatcagatcttatttcaagaccgtcttaagtaatgtcttaagatgctaatacggctctgtgattggttcataacatcttaaggctgagtttccactgagcgcgtcatgcgtcgcgtcatcacaagttaaccaatcaaaacatcccattttgatcccgtcacaagtaatgtaataaaatgggatgttttgattggttaacttgtgatgGCGCAACGCGTGACgtgctcagtggaaactcagcttaagatcgtacttaagatggtcttaaatataagattcgactatgaataccggccatatgGTTTCTTTCCATAgacgtataataaataaactgcgTAATGCGCATTCGGCTGAGAAAAATGTacgaaattagaaatagaaagatGACTTTGACCtgtaaagcggggagcacacacttctgcacaacgcataatgcgtaagcataagaaaattgattggtccatacacatgtgcataaggaaatagaccaatcaattttcttatgcttacgcattatgcgttgtgccgaagtgtgtgctccccgcttaaaggtggaagcacataaaattgcaaaagccATATGCgtatgcgctatggtatctgcaTTCTGCCCATGGCTTCTAAATTTcaaatctacataaaaatacataagcatAGTTTATGTAGATTGGAAATTCAGAAGCCATGGGCAGAAtgcagataccatagcgcatgcgcatatggcttttgcaattttatgtgcttccaccttaagggcctaagcagaatggctgtcttggcagtgttttatgccttaagtctttgtcttatgtaacgcacaatgctgtacagtattgtgcgttacataagacaaagacttaaggcataaaacactgccaagacagccattctgcttaggccctaaaggtggaagcacataaaattgcaggagccataagcagaaggcagaagccatatgcgcatgcgcttaAGGCCTTAAGGCcgtcgcacacaaaattgcataagttgcataagcatagcataagacagctggaccaatgagcatctaatgtaaattaatatggcgactttatactggatgctcattggtttaaCGGTCTTATGCTACGTTTATGCTAAACTATGTATTTTGTGTGTGATGGCCTttaaggtcaatccagacaaacttgcatagcgcataagagaattgattggtccatatgcatgtgcataaggaaatagaccaatccgtttctttatgcatatggttatgcacctatgcaagtttgtctagATATACCTTTACGCGGAAAATACCTGCCATGGGAATCCAGCCTAATAACGCGCTCCGCAAACGCATAACGATGAATGGGTGCGTTCCGGCAAGACACCGCTACTGTAGCGCTACACGAATGCGTACCAGCGGTGTCTTGCCGGAACGCACCCAATGTCGCCTCTCATATTCCGTCTACATATTTGTATGTTTATGGTTATCGCGGCAAAGGAGAAGGACATTGCCGTTTTAACCTCGTTTCTGCTCATGTATCGGTCAGGCTCTTGTTGTATCAGCTCATATTGTAGTAATTTTGCTCGTGTTGTATTAATTTTGCTCGTAGTGCAGTAATTTTGCTCGTGCTCTTTTCATATCCTAAACTATGTAACTTAATATCCTACAGAACTTGTTAGAAAGTAACATCGTTTTCTTGCCGTACACTTTTTTCCTGGTTCTTGAATCGTTACCGGTGTAAGTAcaacgcaataaaaaaatatttgctgtATGGGCCTGAGCATAAAAGATTGTCATAACTGTTTCCAACGGAATCGCGAAGTCGGCGTCTTaagtcaacgcacaagaatTGACATAAATGTATGTCGCATCAAAGTAACGTGCAACGCGATGGAAATGACATACTCTAACTTCCGACTCTGACTTACGTTTGCGATTTCGTCGGAAAAAAGTTACAATAATCTTTGTGCTCAGACCGTGTTGTGGGtcgtct is a genomic window containing:
- the LOC139824462 gene encoding uncharacterized protein, coding for INMLGECLWPCLTCRTASNIRNARPVCNKCYILLVETRDIKALTCGHIYCKNCQDQLPLQIDGPLPMFCCVQCNKWSTIFFVY